TAGAATAGAAAATATTAGTTATTATTTTCCAATTTTCATATTTTTTTATTTTAGAAAATAATAGTGGTGGTAAGTGCATATATGTAGCACGTCTAGTTATTTCTGCTATCTCTAAATTTACATCTACCTCATCATCAATTTGTATAATCTTATTACGTTTAGACATAAAATCTATATAATCTCTTAGATCTTCGAAAGTCATACTGTACAAGAACATTTTGCACAAAGCTTATATTTCTATATTAAATGAGCTTAGTCTGTTGGTGACAAAAGGTTGGAAACAGCTTAGAGGGCTATATGAAATGCTTAGAATGTGGATATGAAACAGAATTAAATCAAAAAATAATTACATGCCCAAAATGTGGAGGAATAATGGAAATAAAAGTTAAATTGAAAGACTTCTCATTTAATAATCTAAAAGGAAGAGGAGTATGGAGATATAAAAATTCAATACCAGGCATATATAACAAATTAATAAGCCTAAATGAAGGAAATACTCCATTAATTCCCTCCAAAATATATAAACAAACTTATTATAAATTTGAAGGAGCAAATCCAACAGGAAGCTTTAAAGATAGAGGGATGACAGTAGCAATAAGCTCAGCAGTAAATAGCGGATACAAAGTAGTAACAGCAGCATCTACTGGAAATACTGCAGCATCTGCAGCAGCTTACGCATCTAGAGGTAACTTAAAAATCTACTTAGTCCTTCCAAAAGGAAAAGTAGCATTAGGAAAATTAGCTCAGTCCATATTATATGGTGCAACAATCTTAGAAGTTAACGGAAGCTTCGATATAGCAATGTCTGCAGTAATAAGACTATACAAAGAGCTAGGAATAGTTTATCCTTTAAACTCATTTAATCCTTGGAGGTTAGAAGGACAAAAAACAATAGCTTATGAGATAGCAGAAGAGATAGGAGCACCAGATAACGTAATAGTTCCAGTAGGAAATGCGGGAAATATTTATGCTATTTGGAAAGGATTCACAGAGTTATACGAAGTAGGTGCAATACAAAAAATTCCAAGAATGATAGGAGTTCAAGCAGAAGGAGCTTCGCCAATAGCTAAAGCTGTAGAAAAAGGACTAGATACACCAGAATTCTTTGAAAACCCAGAAACAATAGCCACAGCAATAAGAATAGGGAAACCAGTTAACTGGAGAAAAGCAATAAAAGCAATAAAAGAATCTAAAGGAACAGCATTATCAGTCTCAGATTCTGAAATAACAGAAGCACAAAAGAAATTAGCAAGAGAAGAAGGTATAGGTGCAGAACCAGCTTCATCTGCTGCATTAGCAGGATACGAAAAGGCAATAAAAGAACAAATAGTAGACAAGGACGAAAAGAATGTTCTAATACTCACTGGTCATGCTTTAAAAGATCCTGATGCAATGTTAAAAATGGATTCAAAAATAATTTTAATTAATCCAGATCATATAGAAAAAATTGTATTGGGTGACACAAATGCTAATAATTAAAATTGGAGGATCAATACAAAAAGATTCCAAAGACTATGAGTTAATTGCAGAAAAAATTGAAAAATATGCAGAAAAAGAAGATAAAGTGATAATAGTAACGTCAGCAATAAAAGGCATAACAAATGATTTAATTACTGCTACAGAAAATAGAGAATTAGCAACAGAAATTGTAACAAATATTTATGATAAGCATTTAAAAATTCTATCAAAATTAGCTGAAGGCCAAGAATTTGAAGACGGATTCAAACAACTCTCAAAACTTACTGACGAATTATTCAAAATAGCTTGGTCAATAAGAGTATTAGATGAAATAACTCCAAGAGTTAGAGATTATATTCTCTCTTTCGGAGAGAGAATGGCATCAATATTATTAGCTAAAATTTTACAATCAAGAAAACTAGATGCTATAGAATATCCAGATGCACTACTTATAACAGACGAAAACTTTGGAGAAGCTAACATAATAGAAGAAAAATCAAAGATAGAAGCTAAAAATCTATTAGACAAAAAACAGAAAATCATAGTAATACCTGGATTTATAGGCAAAAGCACTTCAGAAAAATACACAACACTAGGTAGGGGAGGGAGTGATTTTACTGCAACATTATTAGGAAAACTTCTTGGCATAAATGAAGTAAGACTAATAACAGAAGTTCCAGGAATAATGACTGCAGACCCTAGAAAATTTAGTAATGCAAAAACAATCAAAAGATTATCATTAGAAGAGGCAGTAGAACTATCTCAAATGGGAGCAAAAAGGCTACACCCCAGAACATTCGAACCTATGTTTAATAATAACATGACTGTAATCATTGAAGGATTATATGATGAAGGAGAAACAACAGTAAACGGGATATGCGAAAAAAATGATACATTAAAAGGAATAGCAACACTTGATAACGTAAAGATGATAACTGTAGAAAGCACAAACATAGTAGGTAAAATAGGATCAGCTGCAAGAGTAATGAGTGAAGCTAAAAACTTGAATACGAATATAATTTCTATATCACAGCCTGCATCAGAAACTACAATAAGTCTTGTAGTAAGTTCTAAAGAATCTGAAATATTAGCAAACAAATTAAAAGAAATTAAAGATATAGACAATGTAGAAACTCAAGACGTAACAGCAGTA
This genomic window from Acidianus manzaensis contains:
- the thrC gene encoding threonine synthase, coding for MKCLECGYETELNQKIITCPKCGGIMEIKVKLKDFSFNNLKGRGVWRYKNSIPGIYNKLISLNEGNTPLIPSKIYKQTYYKFEGANPTGSFKDRGMTVAISSAVNSGYKVVTAASTGNTAASAAAYASRGNLKIYLVLPKGKVALGKLAQSILYGATILEVNGSFDIAMSAVIRLYKELGIVYPLNSFNPWRLEGQKTIAYEIAEEIGAPDNVIVPVGNAGNIYAIWKGFTELYEVGAIQKIPRMIGVQAEGASPIAKAVEKGLDTPEFFENPETIATAIRIGKPVNWRKAIKAIKESKGTALSVSDSEITEAQKKLAREEGIGAEPASSAALAGYEKAIKEQIVDKDEKNVLILTGHALKDPDAMLKMDSKIILINPDHIEKIVLGDTNANN
- a CDS encoding aspartate kinase, whose product is MLIIKIGGSIQKDSKDYELIAEKIEKYAEKEDKVIIVTSAIKGITNDLITATENRELATEIVTNIYDKHLKILSKLAEGQEFEDGFKQLSKLTDELFKIAWSIRVLDEITPRVRDYILSFGERMASILLAKILQSRKLDAIEYPDALLITDENFGEANIIEEKSKIEAKNLLDKKQKIIVIPGFIGKSTSEKYTTLGRGGSDFTATLLGKLLGINEVRLITEVPGIMTADPRKFSNAKTIKRLSLEEAVELSQMGAKRLHPRTFEPMFNNNMTVIIEGLYDEGETTVNGICEKNDTLKGIATLDNVKMITVESTNIVGKIGSAARVMSEAKNLNTNIISISQPASETTISLVVSSKESEILANKLKEIKDIDNVETQDVTAVSVVGCGLRNKEIFKEIENVAMQYEIFSISRGLKNVSSTFIVKKDEGDNLAKDLHEVVLKWIS